A genomic region of Haliotis asinina isolate JCU_RB_2024 chromosome 1, JCU_Hal_asi_v2, whole genome shotgun sequence contains the following coding sequences:
- the LOC137278872 gene encoding uncharacterized protein has product MAFRILCSGIRRHLQIRKTITSVPVIHFANIPGIYRPYGKTGDGSYGSTLGKQNVGYFEPVRETILNLAQTIPFTDKDSVFNIADYGAADGSTAMAIFRELLATLKDHHGPDTQFQVIYEDLEMNDFNSLFKRMSGIIPDPPSYLLEMDNVYVLASGTNFYKQCVPSNSIHFMMSMASVHWLSRTPTASKYSLYKNAQSSAEEMTALHKQAELDWETFLLRRSRELKLGGLLVVSVFAEFHDRNTGENRYTVQSFIGLLNEVWKDYCVAGKITKEEFKNTQFGFCFRNMEQVRKPFDDKLSPVSRSGLTLLSAETVVMPDVFYNDWREKKDKEGIDDREKFARKYISAHRNWSNSTFMNGLSDSRSLEETEQVVDGLYNDVEKRMARMNPEIFKDDLRYIYLVIRKE; this is encoded by the coding sequence ATGGCCTTTCGGATACTCTGTTCAGGAATCAGAAGACATCTACAAATTCGCAAGACAATAACTTCTGTCCCCGTGATACACTTTGCAAATATTCCAGGGATATATCGCCCATATGGAAAAACAGGTGACGGAAGTTATGGATCAACACTCGGAAAGCAAAATGTTGGATACTTTGAACCAGTTCGAGAAACGATTCTCAACTTGGCCCAAACCATTCCTTTCACGGACAAAGACTCGGTCTTCAACATTGCCGACTATGGTGCAGCTGATGGTTCCACGGCCATGGCCATTTTCCGTGAGTTGTTGGCAACATTGAAAGATCATCATGGTCCCGATACCCAGTTCCAGGTGATCTATGAAGATTTGGAAATGAATGATTTCAATTCCCTCTTCAAACGCATGTCAGGAATCATCCCTGATCCACCTTCCTACCTCCTAGAAATGGACAATGTCTATGTTCTTGCGTCAGGGACAAACTTCTACAAGCAGTGTGTACCATCAAACTCAATCCATTTCATGATGTCGATGGCGTCTGTACACTGGCTGTCAAGGACGCCAACCGCCTCCAAATACTCGCTTTACAAAAATGCCCAGAGTAGTGCTGAGGAGATGACTGCACTACACAAGCAAGCTGAATTGGACTGGGAAACCTTTTTACTAAGAAGAAGTAGAGAACTGAAATTGGGAGGCTTACTTGTCGTAAGTGTCTTTGCTGAGTTTCATGACAGAAACACTGGAGAAAACAGATACACTGTGCAATCGTTTATAGGTCTACTGAACGAGGTATGGAAAGATTACTGTGTAGCTGGTAAAATCACAAAAGAAGAGTTCAAGAATACGCAGTTTGGCTTTTGTTTTCGTAACATGGAGCAGGTCAGAAAACCATTCGATGACAAACTGTCACCAGTTTCCAGGTCAGGATTGACCCTCTTGTCAGCTGAAACTGTAGTGATGCCTGATGTATTTTACAACGACTGGAGAGAGAAGAAAGACAAAGAAGGAATCGATGATAGGGAGAAGTTTGCCAGGAAGTACATATCTGCTCACAGGAACTGGAGCAACAGTACCTTCATGAATGGTCTCTCGGACTCCCGATCACTGGAGGAGACGGAGCAGGTAGTTGATGGGCTGTACAACGACGTGGAGAAACGCATGGCAAGGATGAACCCTGAAATATTCAAGGATGATTTGAGATATATTTATCTCGTGATCAGAAAAGAATAA